The window GAAGACTCTTAAAGAAATGAAAACCACATTGGATTTTCCAATGCCTTCCTTTCTCATGCTATAAGAGAAtcaatacaacccccccccctcacacacacacacacacacaaagtcacatTCACACGAAACAAGATCTAGCCTCAGTCGCATAGAACCTAAAGAACAACCTGTCTGGTGTATTATACTTCCTCTAGAAAAGGTAGTTAATTTGTATCATCTCAAAAAAAAGAATGTGTTTCATTTACCACGTATTTGTTTTATTTGCAGAGATTTGCACCAGAATGAGAAAATCAACCCCGTAATCAAATGCTTATCTTCCCAGAAAGAAGTCTCTAGTTGTCTCAATAAGACAGCGATAACCTTCCCAATGTTAGTCCTGAAATGATATTCCTATGTAACAAACTGTACCTTCCAGATTGTAGGCATactaaacaaaataaatatatatatattgaatatTTGCATTATACTACTGTCGTCTGCTTTTATTTTAGCGATAGGGATATGGATGATTCACATATGATCTCAATCAGTTCACAAAGTCAATGAAATAAATAAACCATTGTGGTGATACGTTTCTATGACACATGTATGTGGACCAACACATTTTAGCAAAGAAAGGGATTGTTGAAAAGCGGTGATGCCTCAATTTCAAATTCTTGTTCACATAAATGTTCTGAACAGTAGGACATGGCCAGAATTGGGGCCTCAACTTAACTCTGTTGGAATGCAatgaaatgtacagtatgtgatacACACATCCTCAAATAATTGCCCTTCAAATTCAATCACTTACATTAATCTCACTTTTGTGAGAATTCTCAATAGATTCATTTGTATTCATCTTGAACATGCAAAATCCCCAAAATGCTTAGATCTAGATAACAGATATTAAAATACTCAAATCACAATTGATCAATGTAGGCCAACAAATGCACTCACTTACAAAGCAAATTGTATGAATGAAATTAGAGATTGACAATAATAACTGCTATAATAAATGCTAATAACGAATCGGTTTATAACAATGCCTACTCATTGAGATTATTGACCTTTCACCCTGAATTATGGAAATGAGCCCCTGTGTCAGTTGATCGGCTAAGAGGATTTCTGCCTTCAATCACGTGGCATTTCTATTTCCAATAACTTGCTCTTTTCATAGTTTTGTATTGGTGTCGTGTGAAGTCAATAACTAATTTCACACAAAGCATAcgtaggtacatttgtgcaaatgGAAGCTGTGTGGCCTATACCACTAAAATTACTTCATGTACACCACTAAAGACACAATATATGAAAAATACTGTTTGAATGGTACGCAATTCTTTCATGCCTGGCTCCCACTGGGCGTCATGTTTGTTGTCATATCGTTAACTTAATTTTGTATATTTTAAATGTATGCCATTGTGTCACACCACACAGGAAGAAATCAAACAATGCCTGCAACTGGCGTCACTCTGCCATCAGTGTGCTCCTGGGGATGAACGGATAGCATTTCCAAAAGGCCTTTCGGTTGATTATTAATTAAGTTAAAGACACCGGACCCTGATGGTGTAGTGTTGTCGCCCCCTTGGCCAGAAATTACAAGAAGAGTGATGAATTATTTCACTAATGACTCATTAAACTGACACGTAGGAGTCACAAAGGCCGTGATACAGGTCGGCGATGTCGTGCCCTTCGAAATGAACTGAAGCATAGAGCAACGTACGTTCCCTCACTGTTTTCTGCGTGTTGAATGAACCACTGTAGTCTGTAAAATGTAAAACGTTTGGATTGatttagggaggggggggggataattTATGGTAATGAGAAGGTattcctgttgttgatgtgtgtgtgtgttccagtacacCTGTATAGTACACCCTCAACCACAGCATATTTTGGCCATGGCCACCACTTTTGTCTAAATAGTAAAAAGGAGGGTGTATTGGGGGTGCAAGACAGTTGTATGTGTGTTCTGACATTTTGAAAGTACAtttgaacaacaacaacaaaaagccaCCCGAACCAGACTCCACACTATTCTAAATGTAACCCTTAACTGCAAGCATCAACACCGCATGTGTCCTGGTACGTTCCTCCCATTTGTTGACTTGTGGCTGAGTGGTTCCCTGGAGAAGTGCCATGTTTGGTTTTGCTTTGATTTTTGTTTCACCTGTGTTTGTTCCTTTGCCCCCACAGGCAAACATGCTCATACATAAACACCTACAATaccctattatctctctctctctctctcacacacacacacacacacacacacacacacacacacacacacacacacacacacacacacacacacacacacacacacacacacacacacacacacacacacacacacacacacacacacacacacacacacacacacacataaacatgacTACCTGGGATGGCATTTTGAATTAGGTTTTAAAACACTTGCACTAGGGTTAGTGTGGGACTACGACTTAATATCTCCACTCTCTGTTACTGGGTGAAAAAGTATTTGTAGTGGATCTGTTGGATTTATTTTCATACAAttcaatatgtttttattttgagtGAGTTAAAATTCATGTTACTATTTATAGTTgtattattcacacacacacacacacacacacatacatacatatatatatataattattacaTAATTCACTGATTGAGATAATATACTAATTGGTAATAAATAGTCTTGAAATGCATTTTCAGgctgaaagaaaacactgaaccaTAGTAACCTAAAAGGTGATCCATGTCTTTACATTTGACCATTTTCAAAGGTTTCACATCGACCCCCACTATTTCTCTCCTTGTGATTTTTTATTTACACACAGGTTAAGCACTTCAAAACAAGCACATTATGTTTCTGAGGAGCTAGAAAACACGTCTATGGGTGTCAAGTCATAGTGTCTGGGGTCTCTGAAGTAAAGCAGTCATGCAGTTTTTCATGTAGGAGAGTAGCAAGCTTTCACTATGGGAATAATTAACACACGgtccacacacgcgcacacacacacgcacacgcacaaagACTCAGCCATGCATCCACTTGAACATGAGATAAAATAAACGGATAAGGGGGCATATATTCATGGTTTGATCAGGTGTGAATTAGGACCATGTTCGGATGAACCTACTTGCTTTCTTGGCCCTTGATGGCAGTATGCGGAAGAGGAAGTGGCTTCTTACAACTGTGATTAAACATGTGTAACTAATCAGAGACTGCTGCCATGGCACTAGCATGTAATTTGTTGAGTCTCATTtcaaaaagggagagagaggaggaaagatgaACAAACCTAACTGAGTAACAAAAGCTGCATGTTACTCATTTAAAAAGAGAATGTTTCTCATTTCAAAAGATGTACTGTCATAAGGGCACAATTTTCAGTAATTCATATATTTTGGGCTCACATCCTCATTTACATTATGGGTCAAATTTCCCAGGACATTCTGGGAGAAATAAGCAACAACAATAGCAACAAGAAGTCTCAACCATTTTAATTTGAAACATATTCTATAAATATCTCTCAAAGTAGAATACACTGGGCCTCCATATTGCATTGCAGCTAGTCACAAGCAGTTGCTGAAGGTTGAATTTATTTATTCACTTATTCACTTTAGATGCAGGGCTTATGTATTACCTTAGCAATGCTAAATGAAGAGGCTCAAGCATTTGAAATTCAGGTGGAAATGGCGGGGCTTGATAGCATAGGAGAATCATAATGGGCCCATCAAAGACCTGATTTGTACCCAACAGATGAGGCAGCTGTGAATTGCATGAAATATTGGAAATCAATAGCTTCTATGGAATTTCATTAAGCGGCAGTATCCACAATTGATAGGCCCTCATAATTTGATGGATTGCACAAAGAAAATTATTAGCCTGGCTCTATTGAGAGGGCTCGAATGCGCAAAACTGGGTCTTGAGAATTGGTGAACTAGGGCAATTTGTTCAgactaaaaaaaaagaaaagaatatTGATTTTGGTCACgttaaaagaaagaaaaaaaataattaaaggttAAATCTTTGCAGAGCTGCTCTGCAGAATATGTGTTGAAATTCTATTGATTATTTATTCATTAATTCTTATTTTTTGTCTCCCTCCCAtcattctgtctttctccctcccccttccatcCCCTTCTATCCTCAGCCACAGGAGAAGTGCTGGATGACGCAGACAGTGGGAATGAGAGCCGCAGTGGGAGTGAGGAGACCCATGTGTGTGAGAAGTGTTGTGCCGAGTTCTTCAAGTGGTCTGATTTCTGTGAACACCTGACGAGCTGCATCAAGAACCCCCTGGTGCTCATAGTAAACGAAAACGAGACTGAACCCTCCCGGGAGTATCCTGCAGAGCCATCGCCCTCGCCAAGCTGTCGTAGTGACCAGGCAGACAGCGAGGACGCTGGAGAGGGCAGCAGCCACAGCCCCGGTGAGGACGATGAGGGCGCAGAGATAGCCCTGGAGGGGAGCAGTGCCCTGGACAAGGAGGACGAGCCCATGGAGCTGTCTCTTGAGAAACCGGTGGACCTCGAAGAGAGTGACACCTCCCCACAGCCAGATGGTGCTCTACCTCAGCTTTGCGATCCTGCCCCATCCTCTGTGAAGAGCTACAGCATGCCGAGCACCAACGTCACCCTGGAGACGCTACACAGCACCAGCGTGGCAGTGGCTCAGTTCTCCCAGAGTGTCCATGCCGCGGTGGCCGGTAGTGGGGTCTCCCCATTGGCCATCCCCATGATCCTGGACCAGCTGATGGCGCTGCAGCAGCAACAGATCCACCAACTCCAACTGATCGAACAGATCCGCAGTCAGGTGGCCTTGATGCAAAGGCAGCCCTCCGTCACCCAGCCAACCCAGAACCATCACCGCCACCACCACAGCACAGTTGCTGGCTCCCAGGGGCCGTCATCCTCCAGCCTCCCTGCCGTGCCCAGCCAACTCCAGCAGTTACACAACTTCATCACTCCCCCTGTCCACCAGCTACCCATCAGGTTGCCCTCACCGCTAAACAGCCtgggctcctcctcctcctccctcacctctgCTATAGATGGGCCCCTCTTCTCCCATACCCAGCAGAGTAGCAATCAGCAGTCAAATGTTTCGATGCCCAACACCACCTCAGCAAactcctctttccctccatccagTGGTAATGTGCTGTCGTCTCTACTGCCTCCCTGCATGGCTTCAAtcacacacagcagcagcagtggagcTGAATCCACAGGTGGAGGAGgcatgagcagcagcagtacagCTCTGCCAAGGAATTCCAGCAGCCCCCTTTCACTAGGCCACAGCAGCCTCCTGAGCACCAGTCCCTCCAATCTACCACTGATACCTCACAGTTCATCTAGCAGTGTCATCTTCCCAAACCCGCTAGCCAGTATAGCTGCCACGGCCAATGCACTTGACCCACTCTCCGCTCTGATGAGGCACCGCAAGGGAAAGCCCCCCAACGTGTCTGTCTTCGACACCAAGCCCAGCTCCGAGGACCCCTTCTTCAAGCATAAGTGTAGGTTCTGTGCCAAGGTGTTTGGCAGTGACAGTGCCCTGCAGATCCACCTGCGCTCTCACACCGGCGAACGGCCCTTCAAGTGCAACATCTGCGGAAACCGGTTCTCCACCAAGGGAAATCTGAAGGTCCACTTCCAGAGGCACAAGGAGAAGTACCCGCACGTCCAGATGAACCCTTATCCCGTGCCAGAATACCTGGATAACGTGCCGACCAGCTCAGGCATACCATATGGTATGTCCTTCCCCCCAGAGAAGCCGGTGACCACCTGGCTGGACAGCAAACCTGTTCTCCCCACAGTCCCCACCTCAGTCGGGCTCCAGTTCACCACAACTCTCCCCAGCATGATGGGAGGCTACGGTGATTCCCCGAGCCTCACTCCCCTTAGCAGATCACCCCAGAGGCCCTCCCCACCCTCCAGTGAGTGCGCCTCTCGGTCACCTAACCTCTTCACTGAAGCAGGCATGATCACCACCTCACAGTCTCCACAGCCCAACTTAGGGGGTGACATGCCTCCCATTCTTAAACCAGAGGGCATCCACCTGCCCCCAAACCTACCCACTTCCAGGCCTGGtgagaacaccaccaccaccaccaccgttaCTCAAGTGGTCCTCGCCACCACGGTCAACGCGACCACATCCACTAGCAGCTATACTGAACCCATCATTGCCCCCTCCTCGGTTTCCCATCCAATCCTTCCCATGATCTCTGATCAGTTCAAGGCCAAGTTTCCGTTCGGCGGCCTCCTGGACTCTATGCAAACGTCTGAGACCTCAAAGCTGCAGCAGCTGGTGGAGAACATCGACAAGAAGATGACCGACCCCAACCAGTGTGTCATCTGTCACCGTGTGCTCAGCTGCCAGAGCGCCCTCAAGATGCACTACCGCATTCACACAGGGGAAAGGCCTTTCAAATGTAAGGTCTGCGGCCGAGCGTTCACCACCAAGGGCAATCTGAAAACACACTTTGGGGTCCATCGTTCCAAGCCCCCTCTCCGGGTCCAACACTCCTGCCCCATCTGCCAGAAGAAGTTCACGAACGCTGTAGTCCTGCAACAGCACATCCGCATGCACATGGGGGGCCAGATCCCCAACACCCCCCTGCCCGAGAGTCTTCAGGAGATGGACACCGACCTCTCCTTTGACGAGAAGAGCTTAGACGCCATGAGCAACTACGATGACGAGCTACTGGATGAGATGGAGGCAGCTATGGAGGACGAAGCAGAGCTGAAAGAAGGAGAGATGATGATGGACCCATCCAAACCTCTCCATCCATATTCAGGAATGTCCCCTGGTCGCTCCCCACCTACCTCTGTCATCTCCAGCATTGCTGCTCTGGAGAACCAGATGAAGATGATCGACTCCTCTGTCAATATGAGTCGCTCGTTCGGGCTGAAGCCCATGCAGAATGGTGGCGGGTTTGGAGGGGAGAATGACTTCTTCAACAATGACTCGCTGTATGCCTCGGGGGACCTGGAAGGCCAGAGTGTTGGAAGCCCGGCACTATCTGAGTCCTCAGGGTCCATGCAGCCCCTCTCCCCTGCTCACAGTCACCCTGAGAGTCATCGATCCAAGTCCCCAGGTACACTCAACCATAGCAGCAGCACTGCAGCAGAGGGGCAGGAGAACAACGGGATGGCTACAGTGAAGTCTGAGAAGTCAGACACCCCATCCCCGGCACCTGTGTCTGAAGGTAATGTGGCATTGGACCTGACTGCTAGTCTAACCCAGCCTAGCAGGCACTTCATCAAGGAGGAGAACCACTTCAACATGATGTTCCTGGGCAGAGATAGAGGTATATTCAATGATCCTGGTTTTGATATGGTTCATTTATTGTTAATTTGTTTCCTAGGaaaattaataaatacaaatcacAGTTTACATGAATGATATCTGAAATGTCTAAAATCATTGTGTTCCACGTGTCATTTGAATAACACACGTCTCCGTTCTCCCAACTAAACATatcctctttttttttctctagGTCTGAGCAACTCTAGCTTGCTAAACACAGCATCCAACATGATCAAAATGGAGATGAATGGGCACAGGCACAGAAAGCCCATGTCCCTGAATGACGGTCCTTACATGCCTGTGGGCATCCAAGTGCCCGCTTCTGCACCCCAGACCAACATGAGCCCCAGTATCACCCCCATGCTGGCACCGCCAACTCCCCGTCGCACCCCCAAGCAGCACAACTgccacaactgtgggaagaacTTCTCCTCGGCTAGTGCCCTGCAGATccatgagcgcacacacacaggagagaaaccatttggCTGCTCGATCTGTGGAAGAGCCTTCACCACTAAAGGCAACCTGAAGGTATGAGAGAGAATATAATAATAAAATGCATTTAAAGTATAGGAAAAGGGGTACATTTGTCTGCCTCAAAAATAAAGTTATATAAAGAACATGAAAAAAAGACCAGAGGCTCTTGAATAATAATGTCTGTTCCTTGTGTTTCCTGTTGACTGAATGCAGGTGCACATGGGCACCCACATGTGGAACAATGCGCCAGCCCGTCGTGGACGCCGTCTCTCCGTGGAAAACCCCATGGCCTTGCTGGGCGGAGACGCCATGAAGTTTAGTGAGATGTTTCAGAAGGACTTGGCGGCGAGGGCCATGAACGTAGACCCTGGCTTCTGGAACCAGTATGCTGCCGCCATCACCAACGGCCTGGCCATGAAGAACAACGAGATCTCCGTCATCCAGAATGGAGGCCTCCCCCAGTTGCCCGTCAGCCTGGGTGGAGGAGGTATGACCTCGCTAAGGGCCATGTCTGGTGGTATGGACCATATGGACCGGGTGAATGCCAGCAGCAGTCCTCCCATGACTGGGATGGATAAGACAGGTCTGGAGGTTGGGGCTAGACGCCCCTTCGCTCGATTTATGGAGGAAAATAAAGAGATTGGGATCAattaatgtctttattattagtAAGGAAACGACTGAGGAAAGACAAGAGTCTTACGAAAAGGAAAGAAACTGCTAATCCAGTTTGAACTCTTATGTACTATATTATGTacagaaaacttttttttttggtttGGTTTTTGGAAATATAATATTTAGTATTCGTTAGAGGTCTTTGACTTTCGCCCTTTCACCCCTCCTCATTGATATTTCGCTCATACGAAGAATACTTTGTCTCTTGTTTGAGAATATGCCGTCTTGCAAGATTTGCATGGTACTTATTGGTTTCTATCAGTATGTTTGACTGCTTTTAAGGATTATTTTTTGAAAAGTAATATCTTGACTCAATTGTGATGGGCAAGCCTCTTATTGTGGAAGGACTAAAATGAAGCTGAGCGAACTCTTGTATGTGCATAGACTGACTAGCTGCTGTTTGGCTGATGTTTATGTTTGCTCTTAGATAAAGAGCAATGGACTGAAGTAAATTGGAATTATGGTGTTACTGTGCTGGCCTACAATTTTTTTCTCATGAagtagaacacttgaaaaaaCGTTTAAACTATTTTAATCTTTACATTAAGTCTCCCAGCATTGTCTTATAATATTGTCCTGTGTCTTTAGTATTTATGatattgacaacaaaaaaaagcgGGTATACGAAAATATATTTAATGACCCCAGCATTTTATTGATCCTTTTTTTCTAAACTGCAGACTTCACTTATAAATATCTCTTTCAATAAAGACAACATGTCATTTCAGTTGTACGACAGAGACACATTGTGAAGGTTTTATTTGGATATCTAGCCAAGACTATGTGTAACATGTCTGGTGCACAGTGAAGAAGTTGAGATATCTGAAGCTGCTATTATCACAAACCTgattttaacctttttttttttttttaaagatggggGAAAATGTCATTTTAAAGAAATACATATGTATAGAAATACAGACAACTCTAAAACAGGTATGCATATTTTGTATCACATGAAAATAGACATCCTTTGAGAGTATTTGTCATGTTTGTGAATGCACTTTTTAAACAAGACGTTTTGTCCGTGACTTATCGTTAACCTTTGACTGAGCTGTCTATCACGTGTAGTTTTGATTGTTTTCAGCGTACCACTCCTACTATTTGCAGAGTTGGCCCTCTGGTACGGTATCTTATGCTACTCATCAGAGTACAACCTCATCCACTCAATCAAATCCTTctccaataaaaaaaaaagagagaacagGTCACTTGTGTTTGACTGGTCTCCTTCTCTACATTTGCTGTTGTTATTATTTCTTTAATTTCAGGCTGGATTCCTGGTTTCTTTCAAAGGGGGTTAGAAGGTTGTGATGAGATTATATGAAGTAAAATATTAAGTGTATAGTCTAggtctttttttaaatgtgattttttttcaacCTCTTTCTCGTTCTACTGTATATTTACTTAGAAAGACATATTTGAAATAACATTCAAAATAAGCAGTTAGGAATGTCCTAATTCTTGTTTGGGCATTTTATGTCACATGGTGTTCGAGAGAAGCCCAATACCTCAAGTTCAACAATTTATATTTACAGTTTGGTGCTGAATGTTTTTATAAAACCCAAAGATGCAGAAAAAGTTTCTAAAAGTTTAAAAGTAGTAAACATGTAGCATTACTGTCCCCATAGGGGAAgctgctgtccccataggagaaccctttttggttccaggtagaactattttggtttccatgtaaaaccctctgtggaaagggttctacatacaagacagccgaagaacccttttatgttctagatagcaccttttcttCCCTAGGAGTGTACCCAACAGACCCCTATCTTTAATCTCTATTTGTTCACAGCCAATCAACATATCAAAACAACCACAGTAGCCGTCGTAGGAAATGCTTCCAAATTTAATTCctgtaatattttttttgtgtttaaaTAATGTTCATCAGCAGCTATGATTTCTTTCCTTTATACTGCCGACATTAACTTTTGAGAAACAAAAGACACGTTATTGAATAGCATAGGCAAAATATGGTATGTAAGGGTAGTGAATAGTTAATGTAGCTTTTCCAACATCATTACAAGTATCAAAAGGTATTCTCCCCCTAATGTAGGTTGTCATCCCCAAGGCATCGGTTGTGAAATCAATAGGCCCAGTAAAAATACAGAACTTTTGCTTTGAGgtgatgttaaaaaaaaaaagacttctGTTTTATGTAAAAGCATTTTCCTGATGGCCCCTTTGAAATGGCCCCTTTATTTTGGGAACATAAAATAAATAGTAGTGTCCTTCTGGGGAAGAATAGCAGTTAAGAGCTGGATTCCCAGACATTGATGGCGAATAAAACATATATGAatcctgacagagcatgagagggaacatgttcaatttgggaACATTTCTTTTTCCCTTgaagagtaaaaaaataaaaaatctaatgaAATAATATAATTAGCAAGCATCTGTCCCCCAGCTTCCCTTG of the Oncorhynchus clarkii lewisi isolate Uvic-CL-2024 chromosome 3, UVic_Ocla_1.0, whole genome shotgun sequence genome contains:
- the LOC139405952 gene encoding sal-like protein 3, whose protein sequence is MSRRKQAKPQHLKSDEDSTIAGVVSENATGEVLDDADSGNESRSGSEETHVCEKCCAEFFKWSDFCEHLTSCIKNPLVLIVNENETEPSREYPAEPSPSPSCRSDQADSEDAGEGSSHSPGEDDEGAEIALEGSSALDKEDEPMELSLEKPVDLEESDTSPQPDGALPQLCDPAPSSVKSYSMPSTNVTLETLHSTSVAVAQFSQSVHAAVAGSGVSPLAIPMILDQLMALQQQQIHQLQLIEQIRSQVALMQRQPSVTQPTQNHHRHHHSTVAGSQGPSSSSLPAVPSQLQQLHNFITPPVHQLPIRLPSPLNSLGSSSSSLTSAIDGPLFSHTQQSSNQQSNVSMPNTTSANSSFPPSSGNVLSSLLPPCMASITHSSSSGAESTGGGGMSSSSTALPRNSSSPLSLGHSSLLSTSPSNLPLIPHSSSSSVIFPNPLASIAATANALDPLSALMRHRKGKPPNVSVFDTKPSSEDPFFKHKCRFCAKVFGSDSALQIHLRSHTGERPFKCNICGNRFSTKGNLKVHFQRHKEKYPHVQMNPYPVPEYLDNVPTSSGIPYGMSFPPEKPVTTWLDSKPVLPTVPTSVGLQFTTTLPSMMGGYGDSPSLTPLSRSPQRPSPPSSECASRSPNLFTEAGMITTSQSPQPNLGGDMPPILKPEGIHLPPNLPTSRPGENTTTTTTVTQVVLATTVNATTSTSSYTEPIIAPSSVSHPILPMISDQFKAKFPFGGLLDSMQTSETSKLQQLVENIDKKMTDPNQCVICHRVLSCQSALKMHYRIHTGERPFKCKVCGRAFTTKGNLKTHFGVHRSKPPLRVQHSCPICQKKFTNAVVLQQHIRMHMGGQIPNTPLPESLQEMDTDLSFDEKSLDAMSNYDDELLDEMEAAMEDEAELKEGEMMMDPSKPLHPYSGMSPGRSPPTSVISSIAALENQMKMIDSSVNMSRSFGLKPMQNGGGFGGENDFFNNDSLYASGDLEGQSVGSPALSESSGSMQPLSPAHSHPESHRSKSPGTLNHSSSTAAEGQENNGMATVKSEKSDTPSPAPVSEGNVALDLTASLTQPSRHFIKEENHFNMMFLGRDRGLSNSSLLNTASNMIKMEMNGHRHRKPMSLNDGPYMPVGIQVPASAPQTNMSPSITPMLAPPTPRRTPKQHNCHNCGKNFSSASALQIHERTHTGEKPFGCSICGRAFTTKGNLKVHMGTHMWNNAPARRGRRLSVENPMALLGGDAMKFSEMFQKDLAARAMNVDPGFWNQYAAAITNGLAMKNNEISVIQNGGLPQLPVSLGGGGMTSLRAMSGGMDHMDRVNASSSPPMTGMDKTGLEVGARRPFARFMEENKEIGIN